In Oreochromis niloticus isolate F11D_XX linkage group LG22, O_niloticus_UMD_NMBU, whole genome shotgun sequence, the sequence AGCACAAACACTGGGTTTCAGACACAGTACTGTGACAAATCAGTGTGACTGATCAATGTTGCCAGTGCCAACCCTGAGGTCACTAGATTCAAATTTCACATTGCACACCTAAATATCATTTTAACATTTGATTTCATTATTAacaccatgttttttttttttcatattgtaaaacatgctgcaaaacaaactgaggtagactaactgtgttatttaaagaaacactgtggcatttttaaacaggctagtttgctgtactgtgatggatttaacttaaagaacagtgtgtgactggtgcacagtggccGTGGTTTCATGGGCAGAGTCAGGTTACATCGAGTGTAGCAGAGAGTCCATATGAATTTCAGGTGATGATGCTGAGATCAACTGACTAaattccaccttcataccaacTTTATACTAACTAGAAAAAAGCATAAACAGTGTATTGTCATTgcagaggatggaaatcagccaggacaactcatgaaacatctgctgacatctggttAAATTTGGTTGTGTACATCCATAAAGAGCAGCTTGTACACTAAGAAAATCTGCTggagctctcaatagaaattaCTATGAGTTATGATTCTTCTCCCCACACTGAACCATTACAACCAGTTTTAGGGATCCTCAAACTTGTGAATCCACTTTAATCCCTGATTgtacacattttcctgtttagaggcaatcgttttaattttctttctttttcttctgattcaagctgagtataattagaattttaaaaaattagacTGAAGTTTGTATTCTTATCTATTGATATTACTTTATCATTATGTTAACATaacacaaggttcagttagctttgcacaaaaatagaaaTGTCCTCTaaagagctactttttactttctcaGTTTGAACACATTTCAaagcctgtacttttttacttttacttgagtaaagaagttgaatcagtaattcaacttttactggagtatttgtTAACAGTAGTGTTTGTATTTCTACTGAAGTACAGAGTGTCTGTGCTTTTGTCAACTCTTACTAAGCTTAGGACCTGGGGATGGAATAGCTGAGGAACAACAATTTGATAAATAGACTCATGTGTGCAACCAGAGTTTGAAGTCCAACAGTATGTCAGAACCCCAGCTCTATTGAGACAAGTGCACTTTTACAGTCTGGTGCTTTTTTCACTTAATAATGTCATTAAGTTTCACCAAGTCTTTGTGTTTACAAGCCTGCACAtgtcacaacacacacaagcaacagaaggataaaaatgtgaaatctgTTTTTGTATCATGTGTCTGACTTTAAGTGATGTGTCCTATTGATTGGGCCAAATTTGGAAGGAGCTGTTACTTTAAATCCACTGAGAGGAAAATTTGGTCTGAGAGCAGGACAGACTGTCAGTCCAGAGGAGCTGATCTGGTGATCATAAACAACAAAGAGGAACAggtgggtgtgtttgtttgaTGCAACTGCCAGAGGTTCTGTGTTTTTGACCATCTGTCCATCTACTGTCTATTGATCTATCTATTCTATAAAGGACAAGAAAAGTTAACTGAAATGTTTCATCTCATTTAGTTTGTCTTTCAGACAAATTCACAACATGATATTACTACAACAGAAGTACTGAATTATGACTGGCCGAAATATTTATGTCTGTTTTCAATTAGGAATTTATTGAACTGAATATGAGAGGAGACTCCTGGATTGGTCTGACAGCCAGTTATAAAAGGGAAACTGGGAAACATGAATGGGAATGGGTGGATGGATCCCCGCTGACAGAGGCGtgagacattttcctttaaattaaaaccaaaaccaaaaagttATTATTTAATTCCACCATGTGTTGGAAGACAGAATGGCAATACATTGCATCAGCAACCGAATATATGACCCACATTTAAAACTGATGTCTGTAAACAGCTGAGAAAATATTTTCAAAGAGCAGAGTCAGCTCTGCCTTCTTTTTATTCTAAGATTTAAGAGCATGAAGATTTAATATTCATAAAAAACTTGAAAACTGATAACATACATGATGATACTCAGAGAAAAGTCTAATGCAGGTCAATTGCGACAGAAATCTGGAAAATACTTATAGAGAGTCATGTTTATATAAATGTGACAACTGACATGATTTTAGTCTAgtttaatataatattttttatcCAACAGGTTTTGGGTGCCAGGCCGGCAGGATCCTGATCATGGTTTTTCTGCAGTATGCTGTGAAATTAAGGGAAAATGGACACGATCACAATCTTCTGTATCTAAGACCTGGATCTGTGAGAAATGATTTTTGACTGATGACATAAggaaaattaaaatttctgAATAATCCAAGTAGTTCTCCAACTTCAATTAGACATCATTAGTGTTAAATTTCATAAAGGTTTGTCATCTGTTACTCATGTTTTTGTTCTactgtgagctacttcctgtctttaCCACAATGGATCATTTtaatgttcatatttttttgACTTGGTAttctaatattttattgtttgcttAAGTTATTGATCATTGGTTTTGGACAGAGGTTTTTTTCTAAGGATGCAGGAAAGATTATCGTTGATTaatatgtattttaagaattcaaaacattaaaaacagtaaCAACTGTTTTTGAATtcttaaaatctgtttttcattaaattttaatgagAAACAGATCATATGCACATAataaaatgtttgcagaatatgcaacagagaaaaataaaatagaaaatataaatgtaaactgtaaaatctattgtttattttcttaatggaataatgacaaacacacaccacacacacatatatatgacGGATTTCCtcgtaataataatattatctCTGCtcatctaaggagcttggaaagaaaagcatctgaacttctttaagttgcttgaagatgtttcacctctcatccgagaagcttcttcagttctaaggtcaaatggtggagagtccctttgtccctctttggggggaaactcccactgggtttaaatctgggaccatttgaccttagatctgaagaagcttcttggatgagaggtgaaacgtcttcgagcaacttaaagaagtccagactcttttctttccaagctccttagactatgatgacctggatgactgagaaactTCACAGACATTATCTCTGCTCAATTAGGGATCATTGGGTACAAGTACTATATGTGAGCCTAGAATACTCTTGTCTAGAAATTAGATGAGAAAATTGTCCTTCCCTCCCTTTAGACATGTTGTCCATAAAAACCTTTCAGAAATGTATGGTGAGATGACAGTTTTAACTCTTACTGAACATTatgatcttttttctttaactatGGTCCCATTAGAATGAAAAGGGTTCATAAAGAAAGATGTGTGTCGAAGCAGATTTGCCCTGTTTCCATCTGTCTGATTAATTTCAAAAGCCTAATAATGAtggttattaatctctgtctcttccACATCGTGTCTTTTGTCCGGTCTTGCTCCTCTCACCCCGAACTTGTCTAACAGTTTGTCctttgccaaagtgcttgctcaaggGGATCatatgattatttttttgttttctctgtattattgtagggtctttgccttaaactataaaatgccttgagatggctgttattttttattggcactaaataaataaaattcaactgatttggaaaaaaaaagtactgaaTTTGATTCGACTGGCCTAATATGCACCGCTTTGACCACGAAGAGGATTTCCACACACAAAATTAATTGTATGTGACTGTAGCTCCTGACACTAAAGAGTCACTCCAGGAGCTCACGGTAGCTGAAATGCAGAGGGGCAGAATTCAGGAATGTCTGGCTGCCTTTCAAGCATGAATGAATTCACTGGGTCCTTTTAATCTCACAGGCTGCAGAACACCAtcaaatcattttaaagatttcaTTTAATTGAGAAAGTTTTCTGCAAAAAAAGTAAGTTCTATAAATGTACCGCtgtactttgttgtttttatgataaCATCTGTTGTCAACATATCTGTGACATACTTGAAGAGAATGTTCAGTTGACAAATGACAATGACTCAAGGACTTTGAGCTGCTCTCCAGCAAGTTGTATTCTGAATGAAGTGGATGCAGAAGTTAATAACAGATGAGCCACAGAATTCAGAATGGAAATCAACAGGTCATCAGAGTCAGCATCAATTGTTTTATGAACATTTTCAGTCTTAATTTTCTTGTGTTCCTTTCTGATTTCTTCAAAAGTTAAAATATTCTGTTTGATGGAACATTACCACTAAGCCCTTAAGTTATCTAAAGACCTTAATTAAATATTGCTATTATTTTTCCAAATATGTACTTTagaataattaaaaatgattatttgaTGAATGACTGTAAATATGTGcattaatgttaatatttgtacatagaaataaaaaaaaaaacattcagctgtTAAATATTCCTTTTATCATCAAAAAAGTCAAcctgataaaaaaacaaaaacagcaggttTGATCAGTGTGCTGTtgcgaaatcagttttaccccggttcttttattcgtcaaggcatccagagacggcaccggaactcagtagttatttcacaaaacctttattcatctttattcatcttcatttaagcatgcacttctagaagggaagacgaggccggtgtccctctgcaaaaatcttcacccctttgttagttacagtcagctttatagaggcgaccgcatcataaaaccccccatggtgtgctccaaactctgtgtctgtgtgtatgcacgagccTGTGAATGCCTGTGTGCGCGCGTACCcatgtgtctatgtgagtgcacgtgagtgagtgtgcatataGGTGTAGGAGTGTAACAGTTAAAGCACcgtgggtgtgtgtctctgcGTACGTGAGTTCCTAGGGGTCATAAAAGTAACCTCACCCAAGCTACACCAAATTCCTTTAGACCACATacaaaacagagttaacatattacaaatATTGAGACTaccactctgcatccactgagccattggcctcttgttgtcttacatttacagattaggtggagagtctcctgcaaacctacttggtggatgactggatatgtaaagcgctatggggtccttggggactagtaaagcactatataaatacaggtcATTTACCATTACTTCTAAGTTATAACACttatgagtttttattaaaggtacaagcatcagcatcagcaacccccaactgtagcttcctgaCTCCTTTTATTTATGACACCAGACCATAAATTCCTTTCTGTctacacaattacacacactctcaggcctacagctaagccaaactaaaacacagagacaaatccTTTCCTATTACTGTgatctaaacaaatttaacacattacattcttataattattttcttgtactcacagCGCATATATCAGCAGATACTTTAGCTCAAATAGCATTAAAGgcaacaataaacaataaaaacatttcagtcttttttcATAAAGGTGAAGACAATTCAAACAATGTGTATTTATGCCTTCTTTAGCTTATTTTTCTTAATACGAGCTAAAGTATAGAATATGAAATATACAAATACTTTCTTCAATTTTCCTTATTTATAATGTAATTCACCCAGCTCTTActtgcaaagtgcttcacagagcAACAAATTACAACAAATCAATGACACAAAACcataacaaatgaaaaaaaaagtcttctaAAAATAGATTTATGAAACACTAATGATGGAGACACTCTGACCTCAGTAAGACTGTTCCAGAGTTTGGCAGCTTCAGTCATCTCTGTTTACAAGCTGAAAATTCTAAATAATGAGAAGACCTCTAATCCCAAAAGGACCTGACTGTgactgtgttttgagttttttccttttattttgacaCAATCAGTTTGTGACTCATGGCACTTTCCAGTGCACACTGCTCTGGCTCCGGTGCTCTTCTCCAGCAGCAGCTTCCTCTCTCTGGCCTGGCTGCCATAGGGAAGGCATGATTAGAAGATGCTCGCTGGCTGTGACAAACCAGCGTCCCTGTCACCACACCCTGAACCTGCCACTCCACTCCTCCACTCCAGCCAAGCCACCAACCATACCCCGCCACAAGCTCTTTTCACAGAatgctttaaaaatacattttaaaatcaatgtgtAGTGTAGAtaggctgctgtgtttgtttatgtggTCTATGGATTCAGTCTCGAGAATTCAAATATGTTGCCAGAAAGGTCCAGAACACAATGTTAGTCccactgcctctgttcggtggtgtcgagccaaacggactttaacgtgtgtttgaacgagctgacggttcactcgttaagctgaaagaaagatgctttaatcacaggagtcacacatgtgtccactggaccatctgggaactcttcttgtttagcactcgtaataacacaaacactaaatcctccttctcttgtgctgttttgtagcagtgtgtacacctgagactgtcacctgtctgtctgtcctgcactctctctctgtttctttctctctgattgtggaataaaagtatgaacatgtatttataagttacacttgtgtttgaatcctgcagcttatcacacatttaatttccatgtgtgacaactgcaagtgtccagagtgaggacagactgagggacccactgctgcacatcatctgtgaggctttgcacccctgatgatccaccaggacaaactcagcagtgtgtgaggaagaggaggaggaagagccagcagcagctgacagatggagagaatagacagactgttccctgtttgtgaaggactgctagaaaagtttaacataactaattgtctgtcctgaatcagtcttattaggtaatgttcaaataatttgatcattccagtgttttcagtgtgggagaaagtactcagggccttcaagttacacactatgaaaggcagcaacaagtttaatattcagaaacctaaagtttctgttctattctgtatgacttaaagcagttatgacatggtctgattttctcacccaataaaggattATTTAATATGTCaatctactcttcattctatcagaaacagttatcacagctcgtacattttctttttacacatatatgtaagcattgggccaaatttagtaataccagcatattaaaagaacaatatttgtctcttatatatgatacatctacatatacactgtcagagatacttgtctttgagtgaagatttaaggtgataagaaatataaataacctCAACTttaatctttactgaagctcagtatttgacacagagttcaagttcactgctgtaataactaataatgattaatattatAACGTGAATATTGGCCATGTTATggttacattaccaaagtgagatgactttagtctcatgaacaacataaGCTAATTCTTGTTTAGTaactaatattaaaatgactgttcagtacagaaatggagcccaacaatcatgttgtctcagcctcagatactcaacaaatcaaacaaagctcatataaaaactaaaaatgtcaacaaaaaCCCTTTCTAAAATGTTTCTAGGCCatctgggcagcgcgacggaggctagaccgtccgaTTTCACAAGCCTCACACTTCCAGCCTTCTCAGTCTTCGAGGACGCAGCCCACATAGACCTCATCCTCCGAGGGATGGGGATACAGCCAGTGAGTTCTGTTATTGCTCCAAAACACACTGATGAAATTAGTTACAGAAGAATTTCTAATCTACTGAAGGTTCCTGTGAGCATTGTTGGGGCCATAACAACAAGAGCTATCCAAGAGCAAAGGACCACTTGTAGAGAGCTACAAAAGACCTGGAATCAGCAGGTACAATTGCTTCGAAGAAAACAATAGGTAATACACTGAATTGCTTTCCTTTATGCACGCTCACCATGCAAGACACCGTGGCTGAAGAAAAAATGGCTGAAGCAAGTTTAAACATTTGGAGAAGCCTGTGAAATACTGGGAGAATATAGTCTAGTCTAATGAAACCAAAATTAAACTGTTTGGGTGCCATAATACACACAATGTTGGGGGTCAAAAGGCACTGCACACCCCAAAACACCATATCAGCTTTTAGGTGGGAACATCATAGCATGGGCTGTTTATATATCTCATGCTTCATATAATTGAAGGAAGGATGAAAAAATGTATATtcttgataaaaacaaaacaaaatcaaaaacaaaagccATCTGGAATAAAGATTAAAGTGATTGTTGTTTGAGCATTTAAACACAGAGTGTTGTTCCTCCTTTAGCCCGAAGATCAAAGAGATGGAGTTTTTAACAAGATGAAACAAGGTcatttcaacaggacaatgaaccCAGACACACAGCCAATGAACCTCTCAGCTGgtttcagagaaagaaaaaagctgctAGAGCCAATCACCTGACCTGAACGCACATGAAAGTCTATGGAATGAACCAAAGGTTAGTTCATAGCAGGAGCCCTTCAGGATTTAAAGActgtttgtgtggaagaatggAACAAAATCCAACCTGTGCAATGCATGCGAGTATGTTTCTCCATAAAGCATGCATCTTTAAGCTGTCATCAACAAAGGCTTTGTATACGAAATATTAAATACTTTTCAGTAAATGTGTAATTTGTCTTTATTACCGATAACTCAatttatgtacattttcacCCTCTGCAATGTAGACAagagaaaacatgttttttttatattctctTTCACTTCAGGTGTCCTTCATAACAGATTTAAACTCAGTACATTTATTATAATGAGAATTTGGTTTCaaataacatttgtattctcatgtactaatattattttgttatgaaaatattaatacaatatattaaTATGAACGACCTTTCGCTACAGTTGTGTAAAAAAAGATGGCAGAATTTCCATCCTTTACTTTCTTACGTTAAGAACATTTAAGAGAACGTCAAGTACAGCATGTCTGTAATTTTGCCACCTCGGTatacaacaacaatataaataaCAACACACGATACAATCTAATACAGAGTAGCTAAGAAAAATGGCTTACTTTCTTTGTTCAGTTCTTGTTTCTGAaatgaaaagggaaaataaTATTTCAAATTACAATAGATATTAAGTTTTTCAGTCTGAATTAGAGCATTAGTTCAGCCTCTTTGAATCTCTCACCTCCCATCTATTGTGAACAAAAAATTGTATGAGaataacaacagcagcagaaaccaCCACAGCAATGATGGGGATCATGTAAAACGGCTTCTCTgctcaaaaacaaacacacaagacAAAATGTGCACATGAAGTAAATGCATCCATCAATGCTGTATTATCCATGCAGTTAGTCTATAAATCACATAACAGTGAGGGGACGAGAAAgattttaaagtattttctcACCTGCAAATAAACCACGAGAGAAGAGAAGCAACGAAAATATTAACATATGTGCTTTATCCTCCTTCATGTTGTGGAAGTATAGTCAGGGCTGAGAGCGCGAGTCCCGAAGTATTGCGGTCCAGTGACGTATTTTGGTCCAGTGACGCATTCTCTACAGTCACTGGTTTGAAGCATCGCTGTTTGAGAAAGTGTTGATGTGATTTATGAACTTCTATAAAGCGTAATGGATATGCGTTTTAGTGTTCATGTTGGAGTTTCACCTGTGACATAAGGAGCGTGTTTTCGTGGAGCACCTGATCAGGCTTGCTGTTACTTGCGCACAGCTGCCTCAGTTTCAAGTGAAAGTGTTTTCTCCAAATTCGGCGAGGTTATTGCCACAAAGTGTCTGAGTCAAGCACAGTGGAAAACttattataataaaaatgattaaagtcACCTTCACCCAAGTACTCATGAGCAGAATCGCTGTCCCATCATtagaaaacactgcaaaagttTTAACATAAACATTTCATGTCATAGGAATAtgggttttttcttgtttgttctcttgACATTGATAGACCTCCATTGACATTACTCACACATTAATCAGAAACAGTTTAGATGAATGAACCCATCCTTTCTCTTCCACCTATCCTTGTCAGGGTCACACGAGCCTATGCCAGCTAAGAATGGGCAAGCTgccacag encodes:
- the LOC102077190 gene encoding C-type lectin domain family 4 member M isoform X4; translation: MSSELETAPHFRVKYSSGANENGEKEKSEVKTQHQEVNLPEGADISVTLEKEQLQNKYNKLSNNYSQLQTQLLVMCPIDWAKFGRSCYFKSTERKIWSESRTDCQSRGADLVIINNKEEQEFIELNMRGDSWIGLTASYKRETGKHEWEWVDGSPLTEAFWVPGRQDPDHGFSAVCCEIKGKWTRSQSSVSKTWICEK
- the LOC102077190 gene encoding CD209 antigen-like protein E isoform X2, translated to MSSELETAPHFRVKYSSGANENGEKEKSEVKTQHQEVNLPEGDGQTQKKRSCFRAFKVCLGVLYLLILAGITTRHISVTLEKEQLQNKYNKLSNNYSQLQTQLLVMCPIDWAKFGRSCYFKSTERKIWSESRTDCQSRGADLVIINNKEEQEFIELNMRGDSWIGLTASYKRETGKHEWEWVDGSPLTEAFWVPGRQDPDHGFSAVCCEIKGKWTRSQSSVSKTWICEK
- the LOC102077190 gene encoding C-type lectin domain family 4 member M isoform X5, giving the protein MSSELETAPHFRVKYSSGANENGEKEKSEVKTQHQEVNLPEGDISVTLEKEQLQNKYNKLSNNYSQLQTQLLVMCPIDWAKFGRSCYFKSTERKIWSESRTDCQSRGADLVIINNKEEQEFIELNMRGDSWIGLTASYKRETGKHEWEWVDGSPLTEAFWVPGRQDPDHGFSAVCCEIKGKWTRSQSSVSKTWICEK